The DNA segment GATTCCGTTCCGGACGGGAAGGGCGTGGGTCGTGGACTGCGAAGCCCTCAGGCTGAGAAGCCAGGTCTTTGCGTTGTTCCACGCGAACCGCAAGCCCGATTGGAACCCCGACCAGGTCCTTTTGCCTTTCGGTTCCGGCTCACCGTGGGGTCTCTGACACCTGGTGTCAGAGACCGTTTGCTACCGGGCGGCTACGGGTTCGCGGGCCGCGGTCTCTCGCTCGGCCATCCGAACTGAGACGATCGAAGACACACCCGGTTCATGCATCGTCACCCCGTACAGGACGTCGGCGGACTCCATCGTCGCCTTGTTGTGGGTGATGATCACGATCTGGGTGCGTCGCGACAGTTCGTGCAGCAGATCGGTCACGCGGCGGGTGTTGACGTCGTCGAGAGCCGCCTCGATCTCGTCGAAAACACAGAACGGACTGGGGTGCACACGCAGCAGCGCGAACACCAGGGCCAGGGCAACCATCACCCGTTCCCCACCCGACAGCGCACCCAAGGACTTCACCTTCTTGCCGGGGGGTTGGGCGAGCATCTCGATCCCCTCTTCACCTTTGTCGTCGGTGACGATCCGCAACGAGGCGGTCCCGCCGCCGAACAGCCGGCGGAAGCAGTCGGCGAACTGGGCATCGACCGCGTCGAAGGTCTCCGCGAACCTGCGCTTGAGGATGTGCTCCAGACGTCCGCTCAGCTCGAGCAGCGCCTCCCGCGCGGCGGTCAGGTCGTCGGCCTGGGCGCGCAGCTCTTCGCAGCGCGAGGAGACCTGCTCGTACTCGTCGATCGCACGCAGGTTCACCTGCCCCAGCGACGCGATCAACCCACGCAGGCCCTCCAGCTCGTCGAGCAACGCGTCCCGGTCGATCCGGTCAGGCGATGCGGCCTCGGCCTCTTCGAAGGGGATCCCGTGCTCGTCGAGGATGCGCCGCGCGGCGGCTTCCTGCTCGGCTTCGAGTTGCGCGCGGCGGACCTCCAGACGGTGCACGCCTTCTTCCTGCTCACGCTCGGCGGCGCGCGCGGATTGTGAGCGCGCCTCCAGTTCGACGATCGCGGCTTCGAGGGCGTCCCGCTCGGTGCTCAGCGTCTGAATGCGCTCCCGCGCGTGGGCTTCCGCGTCGCGCAGTACATCCAGGCGCGACTGGGCCGCGGCGTGCTCGGCCTGGAGATCGGCGGACTGCGCCGCCCCTTGCGCGATGTCCGAGCGCAACGCCGCTGCGCGCGCCTCTATCCTGGTCAGGTCAGCCTCCCGCTCCTGCAGCCGCAGACCCAGGCCCGTATGCGCCGTCTCGGCTTCGGCAACCCGAATGCGCAGGGCGGTCAACTCATCCCACACTGCCCGACGGGCTTGCTCGGCGGACTCGGCGCGCTCGCGCGCCACTGCCAGCGCGCGCTCGGCCTGCCCGAGCTCGGCGTCCAGCGCGGCGAGGTCGGCCTGCAGCCGCTGTTCCTGCGACCGAAGCTCCTCCAGCGCCACGCGCAATTTGCCGTAGCGCACCTCGAGGTCGTGCTCGACCCGCGGGCGGCGGCTGAGCTCTTCGGCGACCATGGCCGCCGCTTGCCGGGCTCGCCCGAGCCGCGCCTGCTCCGCATCGACCAACTCCGAGGTGGAGGAGATCCGGGCGTCGAGGCGGGCGAGTCGCTGGGTGACCTCCTCCCGTCGCGCCTGCAACTCGGCGGCGCGCGCGTCGGCGGCGGCGATCGAGCATCGGAGCGTCGCGATCTCCTGCGGACGCCCCAGTGGTCGGTTGTCGCCTCTACGCCCGCCTGACAGCACGCCGTCGGGGTCGAGTACCTCGCCCGCCAGCGTGACGATCCGGCCGCCGTAACCGGCCCCGCGCAGACGCAGCGCGGCGTCCAGGTCGTCGACGACCACCGCCCCGCGCAGGGCGGCGCGCACGAACGGTTCGACCATCGGCGCACACCGCACCAGGTCGAACGCGTCGCCGACCACATCCGATCCGGCGGGACGGTCCGGCGCGTTGGGGGCGTCGGGCACCGCATCCAGCGGCAGGAGCGTGGCGCGGGCGGTGCCGTGTTCGCGCAGGTACTCCAGCGCCGTCCGCGCGGCGGCCACCGAGTCGGTGACGAGTCCGAACAGCCGGTCGCCGAGCGCGGCCTCCACGGCGGCGCGGTGGTCGCGGTCGGTGTCCACGAAATCGACGAGCGCGCCGCGCACCCCCCTGAACCGTTCGGGTTCGGCGCGTTGGGCGAGGAGGACTTCTCGGGCGCCCTGTTCGTAGCCTAGCAACTCCGCCTGCGCCTCTTCGAGCAGCCGCAGACGGGTCAGGTGCGCCTGCCGATCAAAGGCGATGGAGTGCTCCCGCGCAGTGATCCGGTCCAGCTCGGCGGCGAGCGTGCCGCGCTCGGCGCTCAGCTCGTCCAGTGCGGACCGCGCCGCACGTAGACGCTCGGAGACCGCGGCGACCTCGCGTTCCAGGTCGGCGCGCCGGGTCTCGGTCGAAACGCGCTCTTCTTGCATCCGTTCCAGTTGCGCGCGGGCGTCGTGCTCCTGGGACCGCACGGCGGCCATCCGTTCTGCCAGGGCCGCGAGTTCTGCCGCGGTCTGCGAGCGGGCGCGCTGCAACTCCACCAGATCGGAGCGGGCTTGGTCCGCGCCGACTTCCGCGTCGTGCAGATCCCTCGTCGCGCCCTCGAACCGGGCTTCGGCCTGCGCGCAGGTCGCGCGCAGCGCGATCACCTCGGAGCCCAGCCTAACGTGCTGCGACCGCAGGTCTTCGACCGCGGACGCCGCGCGCTCGCGATCCGCTTCGATTTGGGCCAGGTCCTCCCGCAGCCGCTCGCCGCGCTCGGTCGCCGCCCGCAGCCGCTCCCCAACCAGATCCATGGCCCTGGCCGCCTCGCTGAGGCTCCCCACCGCCTTCACGAGTTCCTGCTGGGCGGCGTCGTGCGCGCGCACCACCTCCTGCAGGCGCTGGCGGGTCTGGGTCAGCTCGCGCTCTGCGGTGCGCACCTCCTCCCTGGCGTGGTCGCGGCGCTGGGATGCGGCCTCGTACTGCGCGGCGACGCGTTTGGCCGCCGCCCGCAAGCGACGGGTTTCCTCCACACGTATGTACAGTTCGGTCTGCTTTGCCCTCCGTT comes from the Armatimonadota bacterium genome and includes:
- the smc gene encoding chromosome segregation protein SMC, whose amino-acid sequence is MHLKRLELQGFKTFADRTELDFGPGITAIVGPNGSGKSNIFDAIRWVLGETSWRALRTHRMDDVIFAGAADRRAHGLAQVDLTIDNESGMLPVDFAEITVTRRATRAGEGEYFLNRVPCRLRDIQMLFLGTGLGGRSYAMIGQGEVDAILDASPEERRALLEEAAGLARYKRKLRETERRLLQAQHNLVRITDLLAELDDQKNRLASQAEVVQRYRDYERRAKQTELYIRVEETRRLRAAAKRVAAQYEAASQRRDHAREEVRTAERELTQTRQRLQEVVRAHDAAQQELVKAVGSLSEAARAMDLVGERLRAATERGERLREDLAQIEADRERAASAVEDLRSQHVRLGSEVIALRATCAQAEARFEGATRDLHDAEVGADQARSDLVELQRARSQTAAELAALAERMAAVRSQEHDARAQLERMQEERVSTETRRADLEREVAAVSERLRAARSALDELSAERGTLAAELDRITAREHSIAFDRQAHLTRLRLLEEAQAELLGYEQGAREVLLAQRAEPERFRGVRGALVDFVDTDRDHRAAVEAALGDRLFGLVTDSVAAARTALEYLREHGTARATLLPLDAVPDAPNAPDRPAGSDVVGDAFDLVRCAPMVEPFVRAALRGAVVVDDLDAALRLRGAGYGGRIVTLAGEVLDPDGVLSGGRRGDNRPLGRPQEIATLRCSIAAADARAAELQARREEVTQRLARLDARISSTSELVDAEQARLGRARQAAAMVAEELSRRPRVEHDLEVRYGKLRVALEELRSQEQRLQADLAALDAELGQAERALAVARERAESAEQARRAVWDELTALRIRVAEAETAHTGLGLRLQEREADLTRIEARAAALRSDIAQGAAQSADLQAEHAAAQSRLDVLRDAEAHARERIQTLSTERDALEAAIVELEARSQSARAAEREQEEGVHRLEVRRAQLEAEQEAAARRILDEHGIPFEEAEAASPDRIDRDALLDELEGLRGLIASLGQVNLRAIDEYEQVSSRCEELRAQADDLTAAREALLELSGRLEHILKRRFAETFDAVDAQFADCFRRLFGGGTASLRIVTDDKGEEGIEMLAQPPGKKVKSLGALSGGERVMVALALVFALLRVHPSPFCVFDEIEAALDDVNTRRVTDLLHELSRRTQIVIITHNKATMESADVLYGVTMHEPGVSSIVSVRMAERETAAREPVAAR